AGTTTGTGCATGAAGTCTTTGGCTCTATTCTTCTCACGCTTAGAGTACTTCTTGAGGAGCATCTTTGAGGTTAGAGGCTTAATCTTAGATAACTTTTGTATCCTCTGCAGTTTAGTTTCATAGGTTCTGTGAATATGGTAGAGCTCTCTTAAGTCATAGCGCTTGATCTCGCCACCTATGAACGCCGTTACGTTCGTTAAGTTAACGTCAAATGATACCCACTTCTCAGCTTTGGGCTCAACCCTCTTCTTAACTGTAATTATCAACTCCTTCTCAGTCATAAGTAGCCCACCGACTTTATCAAAGTCTTTTGGAATCCACGAACACTTTCTTAAGTCGACCTCAAGATACCGCTTATTCGGTTCAATGCTTACCCTCAGTATGCCATTTCTAAAGCTGAAGAGCGTGCTCTTAATATATACTGTCCTCTTAGTTATCTCAGGCTTACCTTCAGCTTTTCCCTTGTTATAGAACGTTATCCAGCCTTTAACAAGCCCTATGACAGAGTTCATTGCTGAATCAACGTAATGCTTTGAGTATCTCCACTCCCGTAGCAGTTCATCTCTAAGCTCTCTCCTATCCTCAGCTTTCAAGTTAAGGTGAGCCTTCTTGGAAATTTTAACGTGCGAGAAGATTGCGTCTAAAGCCTTCCGCTTAACTTTGAAGTATTCTTCGATTAAATCTTTTGGAACATCTACTGGGATCCTGTAGCTCTTAACTACCTCCATAGCCTCTCAACCTCGCTCTTGGGATAGCGGAGCTTGCCAGTTGGAAGTTTAACTGCTCTAATAATGCCTTTCTTCTGCCACTTCCAGAGCGTTTTAACTGAGATGTTGAATATTTTTGCAACATCCTTTGGTCTAAGTAGTTCTTTTTCCATCAAAGAGTTAATAGAGTTAAACAAATATTTAAACCTATCTATTCCAAAACTGCTGACCACGGCAAGGAGAGGCAGAAGGTCAACCATCAACTGCATATAATAGCCAACCAAATAGTAGCCTACGCTAAACAGTTTCCAAAACCAGTAATAGTAATGGAAGACTTGAAAGGCATCCGCAAAAACTTCAAGAAATCTAAGTGGTTGAACAAGAGATTCCACAGCCTACCATTCGGAAGGCTTCAGGCAATCGTGGAATATAAGACCATGCTGAACGGCATTAATGTAATATATCTGCCAAAGAAGTTGGTTAAGAATACTTCTAAAACATGCCATAGATGCGGGCATGTTGCCCAAAAGGTTAAAAGAGAGTTCAGATGCCCAGACTGCGGAATGGAATACGACAGGGATTTAAACGCATGCATCAACATAGCCCATAGAGTAATGGGCTCTATGGGATGGCGGAGCTGTGAGCTCCGCAAACCAGCAGATGTGACTGGAAGCGTAAAGCTCCAGGCGAACGCTGGAAGCTCCCGACCTCAGTCGTGGAGAAGCTCACTCATAAAGCTTAAATTCCTATGTTTCAATTAATGAGTGAGGTTTTATGCGAAGTATAGAGTGGATTAACGGTAAAGTAAGGTTTATTGATGTGACAAAACTGCCAACCCGTTTAAAGATTGTTGAGACCAGTGATTATAGAGAGTTAGCTGATGCAATCAAATCTATGAAGATAAGAGGGGCACCAGCTATCGGCGTCGCAGTAGCATTTGGATTGGCGCTTGTGGCATATTGTAGTAATGCTGCTCGTTATGAAGATTTCATAGGTGAACTTAAGCAAGCTGCTCAGGCTCTTGCAAATGCTCGACCCACTGCAGTGAATGCTTCATGGGCTGCGAACAGAATATTAACAAAAGCTTTATCATACAGTAATCTTTCAGAGGCAAAGAATGCAGTTATTAATGAAGCAATAAACATGGCTGAAGAAGATGTACAAGTGAACAAGGCGATAAGCGAATACGGTGCATCGTTAATAAAAGATGGTGATATAATAATTACACATTGTAATACTGGTATGTTAGCAACTGTAGATATAGGTACTGCTTTAGGAGTCATAATAAGAGCGCATAAGCAAGGTAAAAAGATAATGGTATATGTTGATGAGACACGTCCTGCTCTTCAAGGTGCAAGGCTTACTACCTGGGAACTTAAGCAAGCTGGTGTGCCATTTAAGTTAATTGTTGATAGTGCGGCAGGAATAGTAATGCGGAATAAAGGTGTCACGAAAGTGTTTGTCGGAGCTGATAGGATTTTGCGTGACGGTCACGTGATAAATAAAATTGGCACTTATACTCTTTCTGTTTTGGCTAAAACTCACAATGTTGAGTTTTATGTTGTAGCTCCTACATCAAGTTTTGATTTGACAAGACATATTAATGAAGTAATAATAGAAGAACGTGATTCTAGAGAAGTTACTCATATCAAAGGTAAACGCATTGCACCAAGGAATATTCAAGTTTATAATCCAGTGTTCGACATAACACCGCCCAAGAATGTTACTGGGATAATAACTGAAAAAGGAATAATCTATCCACCATATTCAGAAAATATACCAAAAATTTTGACACACTTCTCACACTAAAAAGCTTTCAGTTTTAAGAAATAATCTTATGCTTCATAAAGTATAACTATGTGATTTTTATTTTTCAGCCTCAAGATGTTCATGAGCTTCTTAACATCTGACCTATTTAAAGAGTATAAATAAAATATTCGATCTACTACAGCACCAGCTGCTAACAGCAATTGGTAGAGAAGGATTTGGCGATTAATATTACTTGGATTTTCTTCAAAGACAATTACACGATCGTCATTTTTTAACACTCTTTTAGATACATGAAGCATTTCTCTATATTCATCTTGAACTTTTATTGAGAAGTCGCCGGGTGTATATTTTTCATCATAAACTAATACCAATGGTTTATTTAATGCATTAGAGATGTACGCCGCAATAATTGCAATTGGTGAGACTCTTGTTACTACTTTATCAATATTTTTATTATTACACATGAATTTAAAATAGATCGATATTAACCTTAAATAGTCTGGCATCAGGTTCATTGCGCCATCGTTATTTAAGTAATCATATACTATTCTTTGAACTACTTTAGATATGACCCATTGTGTTGTAGCTAATCTTAATATGCGCTCAGTTTTGATTTTGTTGGGAATCGTTTTTCCTGATGCATATTTGCTAAGAAGGTTTGATGATATTCCTGTTAATTGTGCTATTTCTGAATACGTTAAAAAATTATTCTTAAGAATTCTGATTATGTTAACTGCAGTAAGTTCATTTTCGATCTTATCTAATCTTGTGTTTCCATTTTTTTGTGATCTCATTATCCTATACAAATACAACTCTAAACATATAAATTATTTATCTTTCTTACTGTTCAAGAAATTCATTCCAAAGCTCAATGATATTTTTAATAAATTGATAAATCAATTAAACAGATTTTTAGCTAAATTATACGCTTTTTACAATAATTTTTAATTTTTGTGAATTTTTCTAATTTTTCAAGAAAACCAAAACTTAAGGTATTTAAGCGTCCTTTGTATACTTATTCAATGTGAAATTGATTAGAGATCCAATTCATCAAAATATACTTCTTACAGATTTAGATATAAAAATAATAGATACACGTCCGTTTCAAAGATTAAGAAAAATCAAGCAAACTGGTATGGTTTATTTAGTATATCCTGGTGCGCAACATACTAGATTTGAACATTCAATAGGTACCAGATATGTCGCTGAACAAATTCTTTTAACGCTTAAGATAAACGGTTTAGAGATTACTAAAGATGACGAAAAGTCATTATACGCTGCTGCTCTTTTACATGATATAGGTCATACAGCTTTATCACATTCTATTGGTGATACTATTTTAGGGCCAGAAAGACATGAGTTAATAGCTAAACAAATTATAAAACATACGGAGATAAACGATGTTCTAGAGAGTGAAGGTTTAGATCCTGATAAAATCTCTGATATGATCGTGGGCAAGGCTGATTTTCTTTCTCATATAGTTAGAGGAGAAATTGATGCTGACAGGTTAGATTATCTTCGAAGAGATGCGTATTATTGTGGTGTAGCATATGGTGTTATAGATACTAGAATATTTACTGAGTATAGGGTTTTTAATGATACTCTGGCCATTTCAAGGAAAGGATTGAGACCTGCGGAATCTGTATTATTCGCACGTTATCTTATGTATAATATTGTTTATAATCATAAAACTGTTAGAATTGCATCAACAATGATTTCACGAGCCATTGAATATGCACTCAAAAATAATACATTACGCATGGAGGATCTTTATAAGATTGGGGATGAAGAGCTAATGGAAATCCTTATTAAATCTGAAGGTGAACAAAAAAGACTAGCAGAACTAGTGAATGAGAGAAAACTCTTTAAAAGAGCTTATTATCAGGATTGGGATGAAACAAACAAAGATTTGGTAAAAACATTACTCCAAGCGCGTAGCAATATAGCATTGAGAAATAAGTTGGAAGAAGAAATCGCAAATACTGCTGGAGTAAATCTCCAAGATGTTCTAATAGATATACCAGAATTACCCATATTAGAGGAGGCTGAAGTTAAAATATTAACGAACAGTAATATAGCAGATATTAAAAGTTTGTCACCGCTCTCTGAAGCACTTTCAAGCGCATATAAAAGAGCATGGAATTTTGCAGTATATACTACGAAGGAAAATAGGGAAATCGTTGCTAAAGTTTCACGAAAAATATTTAAATAAAAAATTTAGGTTATTTTAAAGTAATTTTTTGCAAGTATCTCAGAATCTTTTTTACTCATGCCATGTATTGCATTCATGTGTTCGCTCACTAATCTTATCATCCTACTTGTTCTTTCTGAGACTATTTCGGCTCCGCAATAATCGCATCTCCAATACATTGTTAATAATTTGTTTAATAGTTCCTTTGCATACACAGCGTCTCCGTCAAAACTCTCATCTAGCAATGCTCGTTTTAGTAGCCAAACTAAATACCTTAATTCGTCCGGCGTCAGTCTCATTTTTATACACTAGAGTTAACAATTATTTAACAAAATATATAAATGTAACTGTTTCATATTAATGAAGACTATCAAAAACTTAACATGAAATGTAATGAAAGCTCACTCAAATTAGTCTTTATGATTTTTAGAGGTTAAAGTATGAGGAGTTAAAGTTAAATATTGCTTTGATAAAAATAATAGTGATCGGTGATGAATAACCAATCGATAAGATAATTAAAAGAAATGAACACTTTCAACTACATGCAAATACATCAAGAAATCGATGGATCGTCTTCGATGTTGAGGGTGTTCTTGTTGATGGTGAATATCTAGTCGGGCTGGCTAATTTGGTTGGTCTTGGCAAAGTAATTGATGAGATTACTCGACAAGGATTGTCAGGAGAAGTTAATTGGGATGAAGGATTGATCATGCGTCTTAAAATACTAAATGGTAAAATAAATAAGAAAATGGCAGAAGAAGTTGCATGGGACCTTCCTCTTATGAAAGGGGCCAAGGAAACTTGTGCTAAATTAAAGGAACTTGGATTTAATATAGCTGCTGTAACAGGCGGATTTCAATTTCTGGCTGATCGTGTTAAAAAGGAGTTAGAATTAGACATAGTTATTAGTAATAAGTTGTTCTTTGATAGTCAAGAAAGGATTAGTGGAATACTTTTTGAAGTCAGTTCAGATAAAGCTGCAGCCTTAATGCGTTATATAAATAAACGCATTGTGGATATTGCTGTTGTTGATGGTGCGAACGATTTAACACTATTTAATATTGCAAAGACCAAGATAGCATTTAATGCTGCGCCAATCGTGGAACTTAAAGCAGACATCTCAATAAAAGAAAAAGATCTAAGTAAAATATTCGAATATCTAAAATTCTAAAAGTTTATTTATTTTTAAACTGATTACGAGTTATTTTTAAATATCTGTCTTTTAAGAATAAACGTTAGGTGAGCGTGATGAAATTGGGAACAAACTCATTTGCATAAACTGTGGAACTGTTTTCGAACCAAACCCATGGTTATTTAAATGTCCGAAATGTGACAGTCTTCTCGAAGTGAAATATTCAGTAACAAATTTGTCGTGGGATGAATTAAGGAAACGCCCTCTTAGAGTATGGAGGTATAAAGAGCTTTTACCTCACGTAAAAAATCCTATATCTCTAGATGAGGGTGGTACTCCGCTCATTCATTCAAACATGTTCGACAATGTTTACATTAAGTTTGAAGGTACTAATCCAACTGGTAGTTTTAAGGATAGGGGCATGACTGTAGCAATAACAATAGCAAAAGAGGCAGGTGTTAAATCGGTTATTGTAGCATCAACAGGTAATACTGCTGCGTCTGCATCCGCATATGCGGCTAGAGCTGGTTTGCAGTG
This genomic interval from Thermoprotei archaeon contains the following:
- a CDS encoding transposase, coding for MYSKTADHGKERQKVNHQLHIIANQIVAYAKQFPKPVIVMEDLKGIRKNFKKSKWLNKRFHSLPFGRLQAIVEYKTMLNGINVIYLPKKLVKNTSKTCHRCGHVAQKVKREFRCPDCGMEYDRDLNACINIAHRVMGSMGWRSCELRKPADVTGSVKLQANAGSSRPQSWRSSLIKLKFLCFN
- the serB gene encoding phosphoserine phosphatase SerB, producing the protein MKRNEHFQLHANTSRNRWIVFDVEGVLVDGEYLVGLANLVGLGKVIDEITRQGLSGEVNWDEGLIMRLKILNGKINKKMAEEVAWDLPLMKGAKETCAKLKELGFNIAAVTGGFQFLADRVKKELELDIVISNKLFFDSQERISGILFEVSSDKAAALMRYINKRIVDIAVVDGANDLTLFNIAKTKIAFNAAPIVELKADISIKEKDLSKIFEYLKF
- a CDS encoding helix-turn-helix domain-containing protein; this translates as MEKELLRPKDVAKIFNISVKTLWKWQKKGIIRAVKLPTGKLRYPKSEVERLWR
- a CDS encoding transposase — its product is MEVVKSYRIPVDVPKDLIEEYFKVKRKALDAIFSHVKISKKAHLNLKAEDRRELRDELLREWRYSKHYVDSAMNSVIGLVKGWITFYNKGKAEGKPEITKRTVYIKSTLFSFRNGILRVSIEPNKRYLEVDLRKCSWIPKDFDKVGGLLMTEKELIITVKKRVEPKAEKWVSFDVNLTNVTAFIGGEIKRYDLRELYHIHRTYETKLQRIQKLSKIKPLTSKMLLKKYSKREKNRAKDFMHKLTTQVAGELKERNCGAILENLKGIKGRILNGSRKNNRKLSKWNARTFQFMLEYKLKWLNLPVKYVSPVNSSKTCPVCSGSMASYLGRIMRCEECGLTMDRDIIAVLNLQMRGEGFTQRAPNELIKGEGLSRNESNNSLCIPT
- a CDS encoding HD domain-containing protein, with the translated sequence MKLIRDPIHQNILLTDLDIKIIDTRPFQRLRKIKQTGMVYLVYPGAQHTRFEHSIGTRYVAEQILLTLKINGLEITKDDEKSLYAAALLHDIGHTALSHSIGDTILGPERHELIAKQIIKHTEINDVLESEGLDPDKISDMIVGKADFLSHIVRGEIDADRLDYLRRDAYYCGVAYGVIDTRIFTEYRVFNDTLAISRKGLRPAESVLFARYLMYNIVYNHKTVRIASTMISRAIEYALKNNTLRMEDLYKIGDEELMEILIKSEGEQKRLAELVNERKLFKRAYYQDWDETNKDLVKTLLQARSNIALRNKLEEEIANTAGVNLQDVLIDIPELPILEEAEVKILTNSNIADIKSLSPLSEALSSAYKRAWNFAVYTTKENREIVAKVSRKIFK
- the mtnA gene encoding S-methyl-5-thioribose-1-phosphate isomerase; the encoded protein is MRSIEWINGKVRFIDVTKLPTRLKIVETSDYRELADAIKSMKIRGAPAIGVAVAFGLALVAYCSNAARYEDFIGELKQAAQALANARPTAVNASWAANRILTKALSYSNLSEAKNAVINEAINMAEEDVQVNKAISEYGASLIKDGDIIITHCNTGMLATVDIGTALGVIIRAHKQGKKIMVYVDETRPALQGARLTTWELKQAGVPFKLIVDSAAGIVMRNKGVTKVFVGADRILRDGHVINKIGTYTLSVLAKTHNVEFYVVAPTSSFDLTRHINEVIIEERDSREVTHIKGKRIAPRNIQVYNPVFDITPPKNVTGIITEKGIIYPPYSENIPKILTHFSH